The following proteins are encoded in a genomic region of Flavobacteriales bacterium:
- a CDS encoding tetratricopeptide repeat protein gives MKVSKIIICSLILCSSISVNAQKSNVQNAYRSLEKKNLQEAVDYIELAAANSSTANDVKMHNYRGKIYYEIYSNSEFSSLDDMAIMKCAESWVAVYNHPKAKKWFDKDELSSNITKSGVGLFNKAISFYNSKDYASSKKMFNKIFELFSYDEKNNLERSNVTKESIWLNLFYVSSAEKDNVASKKYLQNLIDVNYQDPQIYSYMANILIEEKDNEGALKIIKYGREFFETDVNLIIAELNYYLAQEDFVKAEELLTLAVEEDPNNHNLFFALGSSYDNLGEFEKAENAYLEAVDIKPDFYDALYNLGVMYYNKGGDMLKEANNIKDFKKYDIAKNNAEQTMLKGLPFIESCYNIDSDDKNILLVLKELYYRNGDDEKYKNIITKLK, from the coding sequence ATGAAAGTATCTAAGATTATAATTTGTTCACTAATTCTTTGCTCAAGTATTAGTGTTAATGCACAAAAAAGTAATGTGCAAAATGCATATAGATCTCTTGAAAAGAAAAATTTGCAAGAAGCTGTTGATTACATAGAATTAGCGGCGGCTAACTCAAGTACAGCTAATGATGTGAAAATGCATAATTACAGAGGTAAAATTTATTATGAAATATATTCAAACTCTGAATTTAGTTCTTTAGATGATATGGCTATTATGAAGTGTGCTGAAAGTTGGGTTGCCGTTTATAATCATCCTAAAGCAAAAAAATGGTTTGATAAAGATGAACTAAGTTCTAATATTACTAAATCTGGAGTAGGGCTTTTCAATAAGGCTATATCGTTTTATAACTCTAAAGATTACGCATCTTCTAAGAAAATGTTTAACAAAATCTTTGAATTGTTTAGTTACGATGAAAAAAATAATCTAGAAAGAAGTAATGTTACTAAAGAAAGTATCTGGTTAAATCTATTCTATGTTTCATCTGCTGAAAAAGATAATGTAGCCTCTAAGAAATACTTACAGAATTTGATTGATGTTAATTACCAAGATCCTCAGATTTATTCATACATGGCTAACATATTAATAGAAGAAAAAGATAATGAGGGTGCTTTAAAAATCATTAAATACGGACGTGAATTTTTTGAAACAGATGTAAATTTAATTATTGCAGAGTTAAATTATTACCTAGCACAAGAAGACTTTGTCAAAGCAGAAGAACTTTTAACTTTAGCTGTTGAGGAAGATCCAAATAACCACAATTTATTTTTTGCTCTGGGAAGCAGTTATGATAATCTTGGTGAATTTGAAAAAGCAGAAAATGCATATCTTGAAGCTGTCGATATAAAGCCCGATTTTTATGATGCTTTATATAATTTAGGAGTTATGTATTATAATAAAGGTGGAGATATGCTTAAAGAGGCTAATAATATTAAAGACTTTAAAAAATACGATATAGCTAAAAATAACGCAGAACAAACTATGCTTAAAGGATTACCATTTATTGAGAGTTGTTATAATATCGATTCAGATGATAAAAACATCCTTTTAGTTCTTAAGGAATTATATTATAGAAACGGTGATGATGAAAAATACAAAAACATCATAACCAAACTAAAGTAA
- a CDS encoding ABC-F family ATP-binding cassette domain-containing protein yields MNYLSVENLGKNYGERVLFEGLTFGLSQGDKMALIANNGTGKSSMLKIIAGADVSDEGSVTLRNGIRTGYLSQEPNFDNSLTIEKLITESQTEITKLIKEYEQALINIEKEHNSHNNKSLEELTAKMDKVNAWDYERRIKQILSKFNINDLSQEVGDLSGGQKKRLSLALLLLDEPELLLLDEPTNHLDVEMIEWLEKYLQQQKITLLMVTHDRYFLDRVCNHILELEDGKLFHHSGNYAYFLEKRAEREAIYDTDLSKAGKLMKKELEWMRRSPKARTTKSKARITNFEIIKEKASNKKVKHELNLEIKMSRIGGKILELKKVYKSYDDLKILNGFDYTFKKGERIGIVGKNGVGKSTFLNILTGLEKPDSGKVNIGETIVYGYFSQKGIQLKEDKRVIDSLKEIAEVIIMANGSKVTASQMLTHFMFPPKTQHTFVSKLSGGEKRRLYLLMVLMKNPNFLILDEPTNDLDLLTLNKLEEFLLQFSGCLIIVSHDRYFMDKLTDHLFVFKGEGIIKDEYCSYSEYREKQLIEEKKNKDQAAQIKLATVDKEVKKTKKISFKDKFEYEQLEKEIELLEMSKKKLEEELVVEGLSFQDINKKSDELGKVILELDEKTMRWLELDELM; encoded by the coding sequence ATGAATTATTTATCGGTAGAAAATTTAGGTAAAAATTATGGAGAACGTGTTTTGTTTGAAGGTTTAACCTTTGGACTAAGTCAAGGTGATAAAATGGCACTTATTGCCAATAATGGCACAGGTAAATCTAGTATGTTAAAAATAATAGCTGGTGCAGATGTATCAGATGAAGGAAGTGTAACCTTGAGAAATGGTATTAGAACTGGATATCTTTCTCAAGAACCAAACTTTGATAACTCTTTAACTATTGAAAAGCTAATTACTGAAAGTCAGACTGAAATAACCAAACTAATTAAAGAATATGAACAAGCACTTATCAATATAGAAAAGGAGCATAACTCTCACAATAACAAGTCTTTAGAAGAGTTAACTGCTAAAATGGATAAGGTTAATGCCTGGGACTATGAACGAAGGATTAAACAAATACTATCTAAATTTAATATCAATGATTTATCTCAAGAAGTAGGTGACCTTTCCGGTGGACAGAAAAAACGATTATCTCTCGCTTTACTATTATTAGATGAGCCTGAATTGCTTCTACTTGATGAACCAACTAACCATCTTGATGTAGAAATGATAGAATGGTTAGAAAAATACCTCCAACAACAGAAAATCACATTACTTATGGTTACCCATGACAGGTATTTTCTAGATAGAGTATGTAATCATATATTAGAATTAGAAGACGGTAAACTTTTTCATCATTCAGGAAATTACGCCTATTTTCTTGAAAAAAGAGCTGAAAGAGAAGCGATTTACGACACTGATTTATCAAAAGCGGGAAAGCTAATGAAAAAGGAATTAGAATGGATGAGAAGATCTCCAAAAGCCCGTACAACAAAATCTAAGGCTAGGATAACTAATTTTGAAATTATTAAAGAGAAAGCAAGTAATAAAAAGGTAAAACATGAATTAAACCTTGAAATTAAAATGAGTAGGATAGGAGGTAAAATCCTTGAACTCAAAAAGGTTTATAAAAGCTATGATGATCTCAAAATATTAAACGGTTTCGACTACACCTTTAAAAAGGGTGAACGCATTGGTATAGTTGGTAAAAATGGAGTTGGAAAGTCAACTTTTTTAAATATTCTTACAGGTTTAGAAAAACCAGATAGTGGAAAAGTAAATATTGGCGAAACGATAGTTTACGGATATTTTTCTCAAAAAGGAATTCAACTTAAAGAGGATAAAAGAGTTATTGACTCATTAAAAGAGATAGCTGAAGTAATCATTATGGCTAATGGCTCGAAAGTTACAGCATCACAAATGCTAACTCATTTCATGTTTCCGCCAAAGACACAACATACTTTTGTATCAAAACTCAGTGGAGGAGAAAAGAGAAGATTATATTTACTTATGGTCCTCATGAAAAATCCTAATTTCTTAATCCTTGATGAACCTACAAATGATTTGGATTTATTAACTCTTAATAAACTTGAAGAATTTTTATTACAATTTAGCGGTTGTTTAATAATCGTTTCACATGATAGGTATTTCATGGATAAACTTACCGATCACTTGTTTGTGTTTAAAGGTGAGGGCATAATAAAAGATGAATATTGTAGCTATTCAGAGTATAGGGAAAAACAACTTATTGAAGAAAAAAAGAATAAAGATCAAGCAGCTCAAATTAAGTTAGCAACTGTTGATAAAGAAGTAAAAAAAACCAAAAAAATTAGCTTCAAGGACAAATTTGAATATGAACAGTTAGAGAAAGAGATTGAGCTTCTAGAAATGAGTAAAAAGAAATTAGAAGAAGAGTTAGTTGTCGAAGGCTTATCATTTCAAGATATTAATAAGAAAAGTGATGAACTAGGAAAGGTTATTCTTGAGTTAGATGAAAAAACAATGCGTTGGTTAGAGCTCGATGAATTGATGTAA
- the typA gene encoding translational GTPase TypA has product MQSIRNIAIIAHVDHGKTTLVDKIIQECETLDNRKDTGELILDNNDLERERGITILSKNVSVMYKDVKINIIDTPGHADFGGEVERVLKMADGVLLLVDAFEGPMPQTRFVLGKAIELGLKPIVVVNKVDKENCTPDIVHEAVFDLMFNLDASEEQLDFETIYGSSKMGWMNTDWKKQNDNIIPLLDAILENIPEAPYHEGSPQMQITSLDYSSFKGRIAIGRVFRGDLSVGKDYMLCKKDSQKKVRIKELYVFSGLGREEVKTVRSGDLCAIIGLDDFEIGDTLADFENPEAMPRIEVDEPTMSMLFTINNSPFFGKEGKFVTSRHLRDRLYKETEKNLALRVDATDTEDKFNVYGRGILHLSVLIETMRREGYELQVGKPQVIIKEIDEVKCEPYETLVIDVPEEFSGKAIELVTMRKGDLLVMEPKGDLQHLEFDIPSRGLIGLRNNMLTSTSGQAVMTHRFREYKPFKGNIPSRLKGSLISSEQGPATPFALNRLQDRGRFFVGPADVIYKGQVIGEHSRDNDLEVNLVKGKQLTNMRKSGTDDAMKIAPKTQFSLEEAMEYIAEDEYLEVTPESLRMRKI; this is encoded by the coding sequence ATGCAATCCATTCGTAACATTGCTATTATAGCACACGTTGACCACGGTAAAACTACTTTAGTCGACAAAATTATTCAAGAGTGTGAAACACTAGATAATAGGAAAGATACTGGCGAACTAATACTTGATAATAATGATTTGGAAAGGGAAAGAGGAATTACTATCCTTTCTAAAAATGTATCAGTAATGTACAAAGATGTTAAAATCAATATTATTGATACTCCGGGTCACGCCGATTTTGGTGGAGAAGTAGAGAGAGTATTAAAAATGGCTGATGGTGTACTATTATTAGTCGATGCTTTTGAAGGACCTATGCCACAAACTCGTTTTGTTCTTGGAAAAGCTATTGAATTAGGATTAAAGCCTATCGTTGTAGTGAATAAGGTTGATAAGGAAAACTGTACACCTGATATAGTTCATGAAGCGGTATTTGATTTAATGTTTAATCTTGATGCTTCAGAAGAGCAATTGGATTTTGAAACCATTTATGGATCTTCTAAAATGGGTTGGATGAATACCGATTGGAAAAAACAAAACGATAATATTATCCCATTACTGGATGCTATTTTAGAAAATATTCCAGAAGCACCTTATCATGAAGGTTCTCCTCAGATGCAAATTACCTCATTAGATTATTCATCATTTAAGGGAAGAATTGCTATTGGTAGAGTTTTTAGAGGAGATTTATCTGTTGGTAAAGATTATATGCTTTGCAAAAAAGATAGTCAAAAGAAAGTGCGTATTAAAGAATTATATGTCTTTAGTGGTCTGGGTAGGGAAGAAGTGAAAACTGTTCGTAGTGGTGATTTATGTGCTATTATTGGGCTTGATGATTTTGAGATTGGTGACACTTTAGCTGACTTCGAAAATCCAGAAGCTATGCCAAGAATTGAAGTTGATGAGCCAACAATGAGTATGTTGTTTACTATTAACAATTCTCCATTTTTCGGAAAAGAAGGCAAGTTTGTTACTTCAAGGCACCTGAGAGATAGGTTATATAAAGAAACAGAGAAGAATTTAGCTCTTAGAGTAGATGCAACAGATACAGAAGATAAATTTAATGTGTATGGAAGGGGAATTCTTCACTTATCTGTACTTATTGAAACCATGCGTCGAGAGGGTTATGAATTACAAGTTGGCAAGCCACAAGTAATAATAAAAGAGATTGATGAAGTAAAATGTGAGCCTTATGAAACTCTTGTTATAGATGTACCTGAAGAATTTTCAGGAAAAGCTATAGAGTTAGTCACAATGAGAAAGGGCGATTTATTAGTTATGGAACCTAAAGGTGACCTTCAGCATCTTGAATTTGATATTCCTTCAAGAGGATTAATTGGTTTGAGGAATAATATGCTAACATCGACATCTGGTCAAGCCGTAATGACACACCGATTTAGAGAGTATAAGCCATTCAAAGGAAATATACCATCTCGATTAAAAGGATCTTTAATATCATCTGAGCAAGGGCCTGCAACCCCTTTTGCATTGAATAGGTTGCAAGATAGAGGCCGATTCTTTGTTGGACCAGCTGATGTTATTTACAAAGGTCAAGTTATTGGCGAACATTCACGAGATAACGATCTAGAAGTTAACTTAGTTAAAGGAAAACAGTTGACTAATATGCGTAAATCTGGAACCGATGATGCTATGAAAATAGCACCTAAAACACAATTTTCATTAGAAGAAGCTATGGAGTATATAGCAGAAGATGAATATTTAGAAGTAACACCAGAAAGTCTTAGAATGAGAAAAATCTAA
- a CDS encoding NAD(P)/FAD-dependent oxidoreductase codes for MRIAVIGGGAAGFMAAITAQSSDPKSDVILFEKSDKVLSKVKISGGGRCNVTNACFSIAELTKQYPRGGAFLKKSFSHFFTKDTIGWFNEKGVTLKAEEDNRMFPTSDDSQTIIDCLISELKSLNIKLCYQSAIKKISPHSNKGCTLEVNSQNIKVDRLIIATGGSPKIQGLQWLMDLGYKVEKPVPSLFTFNMPNEDIKELMGVVAQNTKVHIQGSKLKHSGPLLITHWGMSGPAILKSSAWGARKLAENNYQFTVHINWANLNEIDYIDYIKENKNSNRIIGNKNPFNLPNRLWLYLLKKIGVDSNIEWNKLDKKSGNRLLNVLFNDSYKVNGKTTFKEEFVTCGGVSLDQVNPNTLESKIHKGMFFCGEILDIDGVTGGFNFQSAWTTGYLAGKNSTL; via the coding sequence ATGAGAATAGCAGTAATAGGCGGAGGGGCAGCCGGATTTATGGCAGCCATAACAGCACAGTCATCTGATCCAAAGTCAGATGTTATTCTATTCGAAAAATCAGACAAAGTTTTATCAAAGGTCAAAATATCTGGTGGAGGGCGTTGTAATGTCACAAATGCTTGTTTCAGTATTGCAGAATTAACTAAGCAATACCCAAGAGGGGGAGCTTTTCTTAAAAAATCCTTTTCACATTTTTTTACTAAAGATACCATAGGTTGGTTTAATGAAAAAGGAGTAACCCTAAAAGCCGAAGAGGATAACAGAATGTTTCCTACTTCAGATGATTCACAAACTATTATAGATTGCTTGATAAGCGAACTCAAGTCATTAAATATAAAGTTATGTTATCAAAGTGCAATTAAAAAAATATCACCACATTCAAATAAGGGCTGTACACTAGAAGTAAATAGTCAAAATATAAAAGTAGATAGATTAATCATTGCTACTGGCGGAAGTCCAAAAATACAAGGCTTGCAATGGTTGATGGATTTGGGATACAAAGTAGAAAAGCCTGTACCATCACTTTTCACTTTCAATATGCCAAATGAGGATATAAAAGAACTCATGGGGGTTGTTGCTCAAAACACAAAGGTTCATATACAAGGAAGTAAATTAAAACATAGCGGACCTTTATTAATTACTCATTGGGGTATGAGTGGACCTGCCATATTAAAATCATCGGCTTGGGGAGCAAGAAAGCTAGCCGAAAACAACTACCAATTTACTGTTCATATTAATTGGGCAAATTTGAATGAGATAGACTATATCGATTATATAAAAGAAAATAAAAACAGCAATAGAATTATAGGAAATAAAAACCCATTTAATTTACCTAATCGACTATGGCTATACCTACTCAAAAAAATAGGTGTTGATAGTAATATTGAATGGAATAAATTGGATAAAAAAAGCGGGAATAGATTGTTAAACGTTTTATTTAACGATTCATATAAAGTAAATGGAAAAACAACTTTTAAAGAAGAATTTGTTACTTGTGGAGGTGTTTCATTAGATCAAGTAAACCCTAACACTCTGGAGAGTAAAATTCACAAAGGGATGTTTTTCTGTGGTGAAATATTAGATATTGATGGAGTAACAGGGGGCTTTAATTTTCAATCCGCATGGACCACTGGGTATTTAGCTGGTAAAAACAGTACATTATGA
- a CDS encoding pitrilysin family protein, with protein sequence MKNLLFLVFTLFTSSLLYSQTLKHKITPANNYDIAYEVWELDNGLTIIVHEDNSDPMVHVEVTYHVGSNREQIGITGFAHFFEHMMFQGSDNVGDDEHFKIISESGGTMNGTTNRDRTNYFETIPSNQLETALWLEADRMGFLLDAVTVVKFENQRDAVKNEKMQNQINRPYGMFWEIKDQTLYPEGHPYSWPTIGYVDDLDRVTVDDLKDFFMRWYGPNNAYLVVAGDVKTEDVIALSKKYFGSIPRGQEVRDLRVPRVNLPQNKYRKFADRIYFPMAAFVYPTVGNHHKDEAALDALSDMMGGGNNSLFYKEFVKTEKAVQASVSHPCSELSGEFLIQIISYPEYTFAETEEKINSLINNFEEYITDEALERFKSTMRSDIIDGLSSVAGKASQLTSWSYLLDEPHNFSKEIERYEAVTKEDVLKVYFKYIKNKKSVGIDYFPLPPFSEDSVQSINPYAHVPYKKDAQYEGLTYTKPTDSFDRSVRPTAPAAKSVKVPVYYQTNINQLAGENKNSIPVIGAENNEVPKVNILITLEGGDLLIDNPKKAGISDLTAMMLNEGTKNFTTEEMSSKLDNLGSSITFNSSDRTSSIFVSSLVGNIDETISLLEEKMFNPAFNEEDYKRINKQYKESINNSKKSAQNMARQAVMELMYGNTIRGTMPSVKGVEKIKLSEVREFYKKQYNATLASVVVVGDLTEEEMLPRLQFLNRWEGSEVTINKNLPLEEIEGKTIYLVHKPGPQSIITLAHKGIKYDVDGDYYKAGVMNFCLGGAFSSRLNLNLREDKGFTYGIRSGFSGNDTDGMFSISTSVRSEATDSAMTEIYKEFENYITEGINDEELAFTKSSIANSDALKYETAFQKSRFLARIQRYGLDGNYPNKQKEILNAMTVNDIKNLANTYLDKDNHVVVVVGNKYALKDKLQKFGKVTELKIK encoded by the coding sequence ATGAAGAATTTATTATTTCTAGTTTTCACTTTGTTTACATCATCGTTGTTGTATTCACAGACATTAAAACATAAAATTACACCTGCAAATAATTATGATATTGCTTATGAAGTGTGGGAGCTTGACAATGGTCTAACAATTATTGTTCATGAAGACAACTCCGACCCAATGGTACACGTTGAAGTAACCTATCATGTTGGGTCAAATAGGGAGCAAATCGGTATCACTGGTTTTGCCCACTTTTTCGAACACATGATGTTTCAAGGTTCAGATAATGTAGGAGATGATGAACATTTTAAAATTATTTCTGAAAGTGGTGGAACAATGAATGGAACTACCAATAGAGACAGGACTAATTATTTTGAAACTATACCTAGTAATCAACTTGAAACTGCTTTATGGTTAGAAGCGGATAGAATGGGGTTTTTGTTAGATGCTGTAACCGTTGTAAAATTTGAAAATCAACGAGATGCAGTAAAGAATGAAAAAATGCAAAACCAAATCAATAGACCTTATGGAATGTTTTGGGAAATTAAAGACCAAACATTATATCCAGAAGGACACCCTTATTCTTGGCCTACAATTGGTTATGTCGATGATTTAGACCGAGTTACAGTAGATGACCTTAAAGATTTTTTTATGCGCTGGTATGGACCTAACAATGCTTATCTAGTTGTTGCAGGTGACGTTAAAACAGAAGATGTTATTGCACTTTCTAAAAAATATTTTGGTTCAATTCCAAGAGGTCAAGAAGTAAGAGATTTAAGAGTTCCTAGAGTAAACTTACCGCAAAATAAATACAGAAAATTTGCCGACAGAATTTATTTCCCTATGGCTGCTTTTGTTTATCCAACAGTTGGAAACCATCATAAAGATGAAGCTGCTTTAGATGCATTATCCGATATGATGGGTGGAGGGAACAATTCATTATTTTACAAAGAATTTGTTAAAACTGAAAAGGCAGTACAAGCATCTGTATCTCATCCTTGTTCTGAGTTATCGGGTGAATTTTTGATTCAAATCATTTCTTATCCTGAATATACATTTGCAGAAACCGAAGAAAAAATCAATAGCCTAATAAATAATTTCGAAGAATACATTACTGATGAAGCCCTAGAACGTTTTAAATCAACCATGCGTTCTGATATTATTGATGGTCTGTCAAGTGTTGCCGGTAAAGCTTCTCAATTGACATCATGGTCGTATCTTCTAGATGAACCTCACAATTTTAGTAAAGAAATTGAAAGGTATGAAGCTGTAACTAAAGAAGATGTTTTAAAGGTTTATTTCAAGTATATTAAAAATAAGAAATCGGTCGGAATTGATTATTTTCCATTACCACCCTTTTCCGAAGATTCTGTTCAGAGTATAAACCCATATGCTCATGTTCCATATAAAAAAGATGCACAGTATGAAGGTTTAACTTATACAAAGCCAACGGATTCATTTGATCGTTCAGTTAGACCTACGGCACCAGCAGCTAAATCTGTAAAAGTGCCCGTATATTATCAAACAAATATAAATCAATTAGCTGGTGAGAATAAAAATAGTATTCCTGTAATTGGAGCAGAAAATAATGAAGTTCCTAAGGTTAATATACTCATTACTCTTGAGGGAGGAGACCTATTGATTGATAACCCTAAAAAAGCAGGTATATCGGACCTAACTGCAATGATGCTTAACGAGGGAACTAAAAATTTCACTACGGAAGAAATGAGTTCAAAGTTAGACAACTTAGGAAGTTCAATTACTTTCAATTCTAGCGACAGAACCTCTTCAATTTTTGTCTCTAGTTTAGTTGGTAATATTGATGAGACTATTTCATTACTTGAAGAGAAAATGTTTAACCCTGCATTTAACGAAGAGGATTATAAGCGTATTAACAAGCAGTACAAAGAATCCATAAACAACAGTAAGAAATCTGCTCAAAACATGGCTAGACAAGCCGTGATGGAGTTAATGTATGGAAATACTATTAGGGGTACAATGCCATCTGTAAAAGGTGTTGAAAAAATTAAACTATCCGAGGTTAGAGAGTTCTATAAAAAACAATATAATGCAACATTAGCTAGTGTGGTTGTAGTAGGCGATTTAACCGAAGAAGAAATGTTACCAAGACTTCAATTTTTAAATAGATGGGAGGGAAGTGAGGTTACCATAAACAAGAATCTACCTTTGGAAGAAATTGAAGGAAAAACTATTTATTTAGTACATAAACCAGGTCCGCAATCAATTATCACTTTAGCTCATAAAGGTATAAAATACGATGTTGATGGTGATTATTATAAAGCTGGTGTGATGAACTTCTGTTTGGGTGGAGCTTTCAGTAGTCGTTTAAATCTTAACCTTAGAGAAGATAAAGGATTTACTTATGGAATCCGTTCAGGCTTTAGTGGAAACGATACAGACGGTATGTTCAGTATCAGTACATCTGTTCGTTCTGAAGCTACCGATAGTGCAATGACAGAGATTTATAAAGAGTTCGAAAATTATATCACTGAAGGAATAAATGATGAAGAATTAGCGTTTACTAAGAGTTCAATAGCTAATTCCGATGCTTTAAAGTATGAAACTGCCTTTCAGAAATCAAGATTTTTAGCTCGAATTCAACGTTATGGACTAGATGGTAATTATCCTAACAAACAAAAAGAAATATTAAATGCAATGACTGTTAACGATATTAAAAATTTGGCAAATACATATTTAGATAAAGACAACCATGTAGTAGTTGTGGTAGGTAATAAATATGCTTTGAAAGATAAGTTACAGAAATTTGGAAAAGTCACAGAATTAAAAATTAAATAA